In one window of Campylobacter hepaticus DNA:
- the mshL gene encoding pilus (MSHA type) biogenesis protein MshL, translating to MVRLVLISCLFCCHHLFAIDCQKRLFDISINEKVSIQESLDELARYCSFSIIVKDKIAKAKLENLQNSVNIHQMSLDEIFNFFIKEHDLDYDFDGKILRIVGIDTKIFKISYITSVREGQSITKASVDSKPRQSEYGGGFNDMEDNMIKSMEKFDFWQNIEKEITTLLKNSHENYEFKPPIINSNAGLIIVTGTNSQLQSVKNYLQKLENRLKKQVIIDVSILAVNLNQSHSSGINWQNFNIDFHSQTSKNENSFIQIQNGQGFVKNLGLRANLNFDSVINFLSQNGKTSVLSNPKLMALNNQQAIISVGDTINYQVKESSKGNENGVIISESYNNYSVFIGILLNILPEISDDGKITLRINPSLSDFKYPQDNKRQKEPRNIAPDTVQKKLSSVVRMENNQTLILGGLISHDKTNDNNAVNILSKLPIFGPLFRSENVRSNTTEIVFIITPSIVDYAHLPSLKDLGFKYYE from the coding sequence ATGGTAAGATTAGTATTAATTAGTTGTTTGTTTTGTTGTCATCATCTTTTTGCAATAGATTGTCAAAAACGCCTTTTTGATATTAGCATTAATGAGAAAGTAAGCATACAAGAAAGTCTTGATGAATTAGCAAGATATTGTTCTTTTAGCATTATTGTTAAGGATAAAATTGCTAAAGCAAAACTAGAAAATCTCCAAAATTCTGTTAATATCCATCAAATGAGTCTTGATGAAATTTTTAATTTTTTCATTAAGGAACATGATCTTGATTATGATTTTGATGGAAAAATTTTAAGAATTGTAGGTATAGATACAAAGATTTTTAAAATAAGTTATATTACTTCTGTTAGAGAGGGTCAAAGCATTACTAAAGCTTCTGTAGATTCAAAACCAAGACAAAGTGAATATGGGGGAGGTTTTAATGATATGGAAGATAATATGATTAAAAGTATGGAGAAATTTGATTTTTGGCAAAATATAGAAAAAGAGATTACTACATTATTGAAAAATTCTCATGAAAATTATGAGTTTAAACCCCCAATCATCAATTCTAATGCAGGTCTTATTATCGTTACGGGGACAAATTCACAACTTCAAAGTGTTAAAAATTATTTACAAAAATTAGAAAATCGTCTTAAAAAACAAGTTATTATTGATGTGAGTATACTTGCTGTTAATCTTAATCAAAGTCATTCTAGCGGGATTAATTGGCAAAATTTTAATATAGATTTTCATTCTCAAACAAGTAAGAATGAAAATTCTTTTATACAAATTCAAAATGGTCAGGGTTTTGTTAAAAATTTAGGTTTAAGGGCAAATTTAAATTTTGATTCTGTTATTAATTTTCTTTCTCAAAATGGTAAAACCAGTGTGCTTTCTAATCCAAAACTTATGGCTTTAAACAATCAACAAGCAATTATTTCTGTAGGAGATACCATAAATTATCAAGTTAAAGAAAGTTCTAAAGGGAATGAAAATGGTGTAATTATTAGTGAAAGTTATAATAATTATTCAGTTTTTATAGGTATTTTGCTTAATATCTTGCCTGAGATTTCTGATGATGGTAAGATTACATTAAGAATTAATCCAAGTTTGAGTGATTTTAAATACCCACAGGATAATAAAAGACAAAAAGAACCCCGTAACATTGCCCCTGATACTGTGCAAAAAAAGCTTTCTAGTGTAGTGCGTATGGAAAATAATCAAACTTTGATTTTAGGTGGACTTATTTCTCATGATAAAACTAATGATAATAATGCTGTAAATATTTTATCAAAACTTCCTATTTTTGGACCCCTTTTTAGGAGTGAGAATGTGCGTTCTAATACCACTGAGATTGTTTTTATCATCACTCCGAGTATAGTTGATTATGCTCATTTACCCAGTCTTAAAGATTTAGGATTTAAATATTATGAATAA
- a CDS encoding transformation system protein, with translation MLFFSFLIAQNDFEDKKKYTDFLKLQNPFINPTFEKLQAIKISAIMFDRVKIDDKWYKKGDSIDEAIISKIDTQEIKIQYDNLEFVIPINKNGKISIN, from the coding sequence ATCTTATTTTTTAGCTTTTTAATAGCACAAAATGATTTTGAAGATAAGAAAAAATATACAGATTTTCTTAAGCTTCAAAATCCCTTCATAAACCCCACTTTTGAAAAATTACAAGCAATTAAAATTAGTGCTATCATGTTTGATAGAGTAAAAATAGATGATAAATGGTATAAAAAAGGTGATAGTATTGATGAAGCTATCATTAGCAAGATAGATACTCAAGAAATTAAAATACAATATGATAATTTAGAATTTGTTATTCCAATAAATAAAAATGGTAAGATTAGTATTAATTAG